The region ggaaaaacccaaccccaaccccaaccccaaccccagctCCAAGCAGGGCGCTCAAATCAAAGGCAACAATGACAACGAATTGGATGCTAGAGAGGGTATTGCAGGGGGGTGCCAAGGGGTCCCGAGGGGTTGTGCTGCGGCATTCGCGACTATAACCATAAAAGCCACATTGGCGACACATGGGAACGGCCAAAAATATTCCAACTGCCAAGAGGTTAAACTCCAGAGACAGAAATTGGACGGTGGCAGGCATGTCGCCGCCGTATTTGCGTGGCAATTTGCATGGGGCAGCGAGGCAGCGAGGCAGAAGGCGAAAGGCAGGGCAAAGGACACACGGATACGGACATAATAAGCCCAAGGGCATGCGGACACCGGAGGACCAGCGAAAAAGTTGACATTTTTTATTCCATTTGTGAAACTCAAGCGAAAATTTTGTCAAGGCTGCAGTGCCCCAAATTGGGGACCAGCCACCAAGTGGActggactggagtggagtggagtccagGCTTTTATTTAATCAGCTCGTGAGGCCCCCTTCTCCTTCCCCCTCGCCCCACAGCCCCGCAAAATGTGCTCCGAAATGATGTTATAGGGCAATTGTTAAACATTCGCAAGTGCCGCTGGGGAGTGCCCCTCCAACTGGAAACAAAAGTTaatcccacaaaaaaaagggaaattaGCAGGGTATTTGCAGGTCCCACTTTTTAGAGGAGTAGGAAAGTTATACACTCTATGaggacagaaaaaaaacaaaacaaaaacccagaGCTAATTAAAAGAAACTTTTTTGGGATTAATGAAAGTGGAAGCGAATGAATGGGAAAGCGTATTGTATTGCATATTCCCCTTTGAAATGGGGAAAATCGAACCAATTTTTGTTCATTTCAATGCATTCCCCTCTTGGGCACCTCGGGGCATACAAGGATCCTGCATTTAGAGGTAATTTCTAAAACTTTGGCTGCTCAGAGATTTGCCGGAATGCCAGAAGTAGCCCCCGGCAACAGCCACCCCCTCCGTGTTCATAAATCTTCATTCTCggttattgttattgcttgGGTGCTGAATCCTGTTTTCCCTctattgcagcagcagcggccgcatCTTTGTTGGGGCCCCACTGCAACGAGGGACAATTTCGCTGCGTGCCGAGCCTCAAGTGCATACCCGAAACGTGGCGCTGCGACGGGGAGTACGACTGCGGCGAGGGTGATTTAACCGATGAGGTGAACTGTAAGTAGAGCCCGGATAGAGTGTCCTTTGTCCGCCACTCAAACGCACTTGCCCGCCTCTCCACCAGGTACCGATGCCGTGGCCCTCCAGTGCCGCGCCTTCGAGGGCGAGTGCCACAATGGGGAGTGCCTGGAGCTGTCGCGCTTCTGCGATGGCCACTGGGACTGTGATAGCGACGAACTGCAATGTGGTAAGTGCCACAGGCAACGGTCGAGAGGGAAAACCGCAGCTAATTGGCTCATTCTCTTTGGTCAACAGATAAACAGGACGCTGCCTGTGCAGCCATGAACTGCAGCTACAACTGCAAATTGACGCCGCGGGGGCCGCGCTGCTACTGCCCCGGGGGCCAGGTGCCGGAGTCGCTGAACTCCACAAGGTGCGTGGATCACGACGAGTGCCAGGAGCCGGGCACCTGCGACCAGCTGTGCCGCAACACGCCCGGCTCCTACGAGTGCTCCTGCGTCTCCGGCTACGACAAGGCCAAGGGTGGACGCTGCCGGGCCATCAATGGTGGGTATATCCCCTGCGTACGAGCGTCTGCGAGCTGCCAGCTAATCCCCCGTCCGCATTAATGCATTCTTACAGTACCCTCATCGGAGCCAGCCACTCTGACGCTCTTCTCGAATGGATCCGTACTGCACGTATCCCTGCAGGAGCTCCAGGCGAATGCCAGTGCGGAAAAGGCTGCCGCTGGAGGACTTCTTTCGGTGCTGACACTGCCCCAGGCGCATGCCTTCGAGGTGTGGCATCGCAACCGGACAATCTGCGCCCTGCAGAGCAGCCGCGACGGCCTGTGGCTGCAGTGCCAGCGCATCGATGAACCCAAAGCCAATTGGACGCTGCCCGTCTCCCCACTCGTCTCCCCAAAGCAATGTGAGTGCGTCACAATGGATTAGCGTCACAGTCGTGACCCaattttgcgttttgtttgcAGCCTTTTTGGAGCTGCATCTGGACTGGATAGCGGGTAATTGGTATCTGCTGAACAAGGACCATGGCCTGGTGTTCTTCTGCACCAACACGATGCTATTTTGCCGCCTGATACTCAAGCAAGTGATTGATCCCGAGTCGCTGGCCCTGGACCCCACCAAGGGCTACATGTTCTACACGGACCGAACGCCCAGTCTGTCGCGCTCCCTTCTCGACGGCAGCAATCGCACCGCTCTGGTCTCCACGCACATCTATCACCCGAACACCGTGACCCTGGATCTGGCCAATGAGCATGTCTATTGGGTGGATGTCTACGAGGATGTGATCGAGCGCGTCGACTACGAGGGACAGCGGCGTTGGACCCTCAAGAAGTTCCCCGACGTAAGGCTTGAATTGATTGACAATCGATGTTTACCCTTCCACTAACAACCCAATGCCCTCCCCAACCGAACCCAATCCGCGATTGCAGTCCCCTGTGCTGTTGCGGAGCCTGCAGGCCATCGAGGTGTTTGAGAACACAATTTATTTGTCGCCCTGGACGGGAAATGTCATCGTTGCGCTCGACAGATTCACCCACAAGACCCACCTGCTGCGGAGGAACGTAACGCGAGCGACGAATTTTCGAATTTTCCATCGCCAGAAGCAGCCCGAGGTGGCGCATCCGTGTCGCGAGAACAATGGCGACTGTAATCAGATCTGCGTGCCGCTGTGGACGCGGGGATTCGCCAGCGCCCGGTGCCTGTGCACGGCCGGCTATAAATTGCACAATCAGACGACCTGCCTGCTGGCCGCCCAGGACAAGTTTCTGGTGTACAGCGACAAGCGATTGAGTCGCATCGCCGGCGTGCCCCTGGGCACGGAGCAggtccagcagctggagcagctcgGCGAGCTGCCCGATGTGATGGTGCCCATCTATAACGCGTCCATTGGCCAGACCATCGACGTGAATGTGCGGGCAAAGTCGGTGTTCTATGTGGTGCGCGATGACCTCGATCTGGGGGTCCTGGAGGAGCCCAGCTTCAGCATCAAGTGCCAGTCGTTGAACGGCAGCGTCTCCCGGTCGCTGGCCCATGGCCTCGAGCGAGTGCACTCCATGGCGTACGACTGGATCAACGATCATTTGTATTGGGCCACCAACCTGAAGCTGCACGTGGCGCCGCTGCGGAACATGAGCCAAGTGCTGACATTCGCCACCGAATGCGATGCCATGTGAGTAGAGCTCTCAGACGATGTTCGATTTTCTTGGTTGTTTTGGTTGTGTTTTGCAGGTCGATTGATTTGGATCCCACCACGGGACTGCTCTACTGGACGCAGTGGTCCATTCAGACCTGTTTGGCGGGCATCTACAGTGCCTGGATGGATGGCACGCACAaggagctgctggccaagggCACCACTGAGATGCCGATGCACTGGCCGCGCAGTCTCGATGTGGACAGGCGGGCGAAGAGGATCTATTGGTGCGACTCGCTGCGTGGCACTATTGAGCGGATGCGACTGGATGGCACGGGACGGGAAGTGCTGCTAAAGTCGGACCAATTCCATCCGTACTCGATGGTGCAGCACAATGCGATGATCTACTGGGTGGGCACCAAGAACTCGAGCATCTGGCGCTTCCATGTCCATCACGGCAATCAGACGAGCACGGTTCATCTGCAGAGCAGCGGGCGGTCGGCCGATCTGCGGATCTTTGATGTGGCGACGCAGCCGATGCCTCAGACACCCAGCGCATGTTCGCAGTCCAAGTGTCCGGGGATGTGCCTGAACACGCCCAAGGGAGCGATATGCCGCTGTCCGGACGGCTTCACGCTCAACGGAACCGGCACCCACTGCATACCGCAGCTGGCGCCTGCAACGGTGGCCGCCACGGTGCGTCGCAACTGCTCGTCGGCCTTCCAGTGCCGGCAATCGGGTGACtgcatcgacaacaaggatcTGTGCGACGGCTTCGACGACTGCAGCGATGGCAGCGACGAGAGCAGCGATGCGACCGGCCCCTGCAATCCCCAGAACTGTGACAAGGATCATCATTTTGTGTGCAACGGGCGCTGCTATCAGCGCTCGCTGCTGTGCAGCTCCATTGCCTACTGCTCGGACGGATCGGACCAGGCGAACTGCGAGCACATCacctgcaacagcaacgagtTCACCTGCGCCAAGACCGGCCGCTGCATCCAGATGACGTGGGTCAACGATGGCGTCGTCGACTGCGGGCCCACCGACAACTCGGACGAGTCCTCCGAGATTTTCTTTGGCAGCAAGTGCCCGGAATTCGACTGCGGCAATGGGCGGTGCCGTCAGTTCACCGACATCTGCGATGGCATCGACAATTGTGGGTGAGTGTTCGATGCGATGCCTTCGGGTGCCCTTTGCTCATTATCATCCCCTCCGTAGGAACAACATTGATGAATTTGGCTGCGATCAGGAGTGCGGGCATGGCGAAAAGTATTGCCGCCCCATCGGCTGCTACGGGGAGATGCACATGTGCGATGGCATCCACGACTGCGAGGACTTCAGCGACGAGGCCAACTGCAATCAGACGGCCAAGAGCGACAACCATCCGGTGAGCGGTTGGAAGGAGCTCGGCGAGTGCGCAGCCTTTGAGTTTGCCTGCCAGGATCCGTTCGAGTGCATACCCGACTTCCTGCGCTGCGATGGGATACCGCATTGCTACGACAAGACGGACGAGACCAACTGCACGGTGATAACCGCCACAAAGTTCGACATGAACGAAACGGTCATCTGCGAGCACCCCGATCGCCTGTGTGGCTTCACCAGGCAGTGCATATCCGTGGACCAGCTGTGCGACGGCAAGAACGACTGCGAGGACACCACCGACGAGGGCTTCCTGTGCGCCGACAAGCTCTGCGATCATGGCCACGAGTGCTCCCACAACTGCCACAACACCCCCGAGGGCTACATCTGCTCGTGCCCCGATCATCTGTTCCTGCAGCCGAACGGCAAGCGGTGCAACATGCAGCATGCCTGCGACCACTGGGACACCTGCTCGCAGGTGTGCCAGACCAGCGGCAAGGGCTACGACTGTCGCTGTTTGGAGGGATTCGACCTCGCCTACGACAAATTCACGTGCAAGAGCACCGCACCCGACGAACCGTACGTGATATTCACCAATCGGCAGGACATCAAGGGCATCAACCTGAAGACAATGGCGGTGGGCACGTTCTACACGTCGCTGAGGAACATCATTGCCCTGGACTTTCTGTACAGCAACGAGTCCAGCGTGGAGGTCTACTGGACGGATGTGATCGACGACAAGATCTACAGGGGAGAGCTGGTGGGCGAGAGCCTGCGCAGTGTGGAGGCCGTCATCCATTCGGGCCTCTCCACGACCGAGGGCCTGGCCGTCGACTGGGTGGGCAAGAATCTCTACTGGATCGACTCGAACCTCGACCAGATCGAGGTGGCCAAACTGAACGGCAGCTTCCGACGCACCCTCATTGCGGGCAGCATGGAGAGCCCTCGAGCCATAGCGCTGGATCCCCGCGAGGGTCTGCTCTTCTGGACCGACTGGGATGACAACTCCCCGCGTATCGAGCGGGCCTCCATGGCCGGCGAGGGCAGGCGCATCATCTCCACCAGCTGGCAGCTGAGCACCGGCTGGCCGAACGGCCTGACCCTGGACTTTACGCAGAAACGTGTCTACTGGGTGGACGCCAAGTCCAAGTCGATCAGCAGCATCAAGTACGATGGCTCCGAGCACCATGTGGTGCTCCGCCAGCCGGACATACTCTCGCATCCGTTTGCCATCTCGGTGTTCGAAAATTATGTGTATTGGACGGACTGGCGGACGATGTCTGTCATTCGAGCCAACAAGTGGAACGGCAGCGATGTCCAGGTGCTGCAGCGCACCCAATCCCAGCCGTTCGGCATACAGGTGCTCCACTCCAGTCGCCAGCCCTGGGAGCGGAATCCCTGCGGCGACAACAACGGTGGGTGCTCGCATCTGTGCCTGCTCAGCGGGCGGGGGACCTTCAAGTGCGAGTGTCCGCATGTGATGCGGCTGGATCCAAGCGATGAGCGCAACTGTGTGCCCAACGAGCAGGTGCTGCTCTTTGTGATGGTCGATGAGATACGTGGCATTGATCTTCATCAGCCCAACCACCACACAATCCCCACCATCCGACAATCCCCGAGGGTGAGTACTGTACTCTCCCACAAATAATCGAGATATCTCTACCTCTAGCTATCTCTGTCCGCAGTTGGTGGCACCGCAACGCATTGATTTCCTGGTGGATGAAGGCCGCATCTTCTGGTCGGACATTCAGCAGAACGAGATATCCAGCGCTGGCATATCCAATGGCCTCATCGAGCCCATCATAAATACGAACATCGAGAAGCCGTATGGCTTCGCCATCGATTGGATTGCCCGCCACATGTACTTCTCCTCAGGCCAGATCCGTTGCAATATTCTGGCGAGCAACCTGAAGGGTGAATACGTGACCCACATTCACGAGGATCTCAATATGGTGGACAGCATAGCCCTGGATCCGGCCAAGTAAGTGAAGCGAACCTTAGAAGTCCCCTTTCTAAGAgtctctctctacctctctcgcGCAGTGGCAAAATGTATTGGATTCACTCGGCACCGGATGCCAGCCTGTGGCAGTTGGAGCAATCGAATCTGGATGGGTCGGGACGACTGCTGATCTACGAGCACGAGCATACCCTGCAGAGCCTCACCATGGACTTTGATGCGCAGCGACTGTACTACGCCTACGACAATTCGGGAATCGCGTACTACGATATACCCAAAAACGAGACGCACAAGGTGCTGGTGGCCAGCCAGATAACGTCCATCAGTTCGCTGACGGTGTACAATGGCACCCTGTACTTTCCGGAGAACATCCAGAGTGTGATTATGCACTGCGAGAAGGAGGCTTGCTCCAACATGTCCTTCCTGAGGGTCAACACAAGTAAGGAACACACCAGGAGTACTGATTCTCCTCCATCTATAACTTCGTGACTGTTTTCTTCCAGAGAGCATTCAGAGCATGAAGATGTTCTATGCGGATGCCCAGACGGGCACCAACACCTGTGCCGGACCCCTGCGCGGTGGCTGTGAGCATTTGTGCCTGGCCATCTCCGCCACGGAGCACGTGTGCCGCTGTGCCCTCGGCTATGATGTGGAGCCCCACAACCCCACACGCTGCATACCGCGGGCAGAATTCATCTTCTACTCGATTGATGTGCTGCAAGGAGTGGAAATTGTCGATCCAGCGGATCAGCCCACTCCACCGCAATCGGTAGGAGATTCGATCTTTGgatacacacaaacagaagCTAATCCTTTGCGTTCTTTTTGTAGGCTTTGGTGCCCATCTCTCGGGTCAGCTCGGCTAGCTTCATCGACTACCATGCGGCCACGGATATGCTCTATTGGGGCGACAACGAAGTGGGCAGCATTTCGCGGGTGAAGCGCGACGGAACCCAGAGGGAGACCATTCTGGAGGCCATCAATCTGGCGGGCTACAAGCAACAGGACTGGCTCGGAGGCATTGCCATCGACTGGGTGGCGGGGAACATCTACTGGAGCGACACGAAGCGGAATCTGATCGAGGTGTCGCGCCTAGATGGCAGCCATCGGTATGTGGTGGTCGCCAATGTGGAGAAGCCCACTGTCCTCGCCGTGGATCCGCTGCAGGGACTGCTCTTCTATGTGACACAGCAGCACATCGGCCGTGTGGGCCTCGACGGCAGTCAGCCGTTCGTCCTGGTCAACCAGACGCGCACCAATTGGGCGGTGGGCAGCCTCGTCCTGGACATTGAGGCCACCAAGGTGTACTGGTGCGAGCAGCATCCGGACGCCCTCATGAAGGTCGACTACGACGGCAATCTgcgccagcagctgctcaacGAGACGCTCAACAATCCGGTGGCCCTGGCCAAGATGGGGGACTATCTCTATTGGGCGGAGAACAAGTACAACGAGGGAGCCATCAAGGTGGCTCCGCTGTCCAATCTTACGCAGTCCAAGCTCGTCCTCCAGACGGAGCAGGACGCCATCCGCGATCTGAAGATCTACTCGAAGCGCATCCAAAGGGGGAACAACCCGTGCGAGCAGAGCAACGGAGGATGCGAGCAGCTGTGCCTGTACAACGGCACCAGTGTGGTGTGTGCCTGTGCGCACAGCCACCTGGCAGCGGACGGACTGAGCTGCGAGCCGTACGAGAACTTTTTGCTCTTCAGCTACCGCAGCAACATCGAGAGCATCCACATGACGGAGCACGCGAACAAGAACTGGCCCGTGCAGCTCATCTCGAACACCAGCATGATGCGCAACGTGATCGCCATTACGTACAACTACGAGGAGCAGTTGGTCTACTACTCGGACGTGCAGCTGAGCACCATCAATCAGGTGCACTTCAATGGCAGCGGCCAGCGGGTGCTGGTGGCCCAGCAGGGCCGCGTGGAGGGGCTGGCCTACGACATTGTGAACGAACAGCTCTTCTGGACCTCCAACAATGATGCGGCAGTGCGGAGCCTCGAGCTGATCCATCTCTCGCAGCACTCGGAGCAGAACCTGCAGCACGTGAAGACCGTGTTGAGTCTGCAGCCGAAGGACAAGCCGCGCGGCATCACCGTGGAGCCCTGCCTGGGGATGATCTATTGGACGAACTGGAACGAGGAGTCGCCCAGCATACAGCGGGCCTACCTGACTGGCTACGGCACCGAGAAGATCATCCGCACCGACATCAAGATGCCGAATGCCCTGACCCTGGACCTCGAGGAGCAGAAGCTCTACTGGGCCGATGCGCGGCTGGACAAGATCGAGTGCACCAACTACGACGGTAGCAATCGCGTGGTGCTCGCCCACTCGACGCCCAAGCACGCCTTCGCCATGGCCGTCTACGGGGACCTGCTCTTCTGGACGGACTGGGTGCTGCATGCGGTGGTGCGGGCCAACAAGTACACCGGCACCGATGTCCTCTTCCTGCGGGAGCACGTCACCCGACCCATGGGCATCATTGCGGTgcagaacagcagcatcaacTGTGAGGCTAATCGCTGCAAGATCCTCAACGGTCAGTGCGAGGACGTCTGCATTCTGAACAAGAGCGGCCTCGCCAGCTGCCACTGCACCCAGGGAGTCCTCGCGGCCGACGGACGTCGCTGCATTGCGCCCGTGAATACCAACTGCGGCAAGTCGCAGTTCACCTGCCGCTCCGGCGAATGCATACCCATGGAGCTGACGTGCGACAATGTGACCCACTGCCTGGACGGATCGGACGAGCTGCGGAGCTACTGCATCTTCCGGCAGTGCCCGGACACGCACTTCATGTGCCAGAACCATCGGTGCATCGCCCACGAGCACACCTGCGACGGCATCCAGCAGTGCGGC is a window of Drosophila pseudoobscura strain MV-25-SWS-2005 chromosome 3, UCI_Dpse_MV25, whole genome shotgun sequence DNA encoding:
- the LRP1 gene encoding prolow-density lipoprotein receptor-related protein 1 isoform X2; this encodes MPATANVRVLLLLCCAVVVDSSKLQEQQQESSTKKPSDEKAAAASLLGPHCNEGQFRCVPSLKCIPETWRCDGEYDCGEGDLTDEVNCTDAVALQCRAFEGECHNGECLELSRFCDGHWDCDSDELQCDKQDAACAAMNCSYNCKLTPRGPRCYCPGGQVPESLNSTRCVDHDECQEPGTCDQLCRNTPGSYECSCVSGYDKAKGGRCRAINVPSSEPATLTLFSNGSVLHVSLQELQANASAEKAAAGGLLSVLTLPQAHAFEVWHRNRTICALQSSRDGLWLQCQRIDEPKANWTLPVSPLVSPKQSFLELHLDWIAGNWYLLNKDHGLVFFCTNTMLFCRLILKQVIDPESLALDPTKGYMFYTDRTPSLSRSLLDGSNRTALVSTHIYHPNTVTLDLANEHVYWVDVYEDVIERVDYEGQRRWTLKKFPDSPVLLRSLQAIEVFENTIYLSPWTGNVIVALDRFTHKTHLLRRNVTRATNFRIFHRQKQPEVAHPCRENNGDCNQICVPLWTRGFASARCLCTAGYKLHNQTTCLLAAQDKFLVYSDKRLSRIAGVPLGTEQVQQLEQLGELPDVMVPIYNASIGQTIDVNVRAKSVFYVVRDDLDLGVLEEPSFSIKCQSLNGSVSRSLAHGLERVHSMAYDWINDHLYWATNLKLHVAPLRNMSQVLTFATECDAMSIDLDPTTGLLYWTQWSIQTCLAGIYSAWMDGTHKELLAKGTTEMPMHWPRSLDVDRRAKRIYWCDSLRGTIERMRLDGTGREVLLKSDQFHPYSMVQHNAMIYWVGTKNSSIWRFHVHHGNQTSTVHLQSSGRSADLRIFDVATQPMPQTPSACSQSKCPGMCLNTPKGAICRCPDGFTLNGTGTHCIPQLAPATVAATVRRNCSSAFQCRQSGDCIDNKDLCDGFDDCSDGSDESSDATGPCNPQNCDKDHHFVCNGRCYQRSLLCSSIAYCSDGSDQANCEHITCNSNEFTCAKTGRCIQMTWVNDGVVDCGPTDNSDESSEIFFGSKCPEFDCGNGRCRQFTDICDGIDNCGNNIDEFGCDQECGHGEKYCRPIGCYGEMHMCDGIHDCEDFSDEANCNQTAKSDNHPVSGWKELGECAAFEFACQDPFECIPDFLRCDGIPHCYDKTDETNCTVITATKFDMNETVICEHPDRLCGFTRQCISVDQLCDGKNDCEDTTDEGFLCADKLCDHGHECSHNCHNTPEGYICSCPDHLFLQPNGKRCNMQHACDHWDTCSQVCQTSGKGYDCRCLEGFDLAYDKFTCKSTAPDEPYVIFTNRQDIKGINLKTMAVGTFYTSLRNIIALDFLYSNESSVEVYWTDVIDDKIYRGELVGESLRSVEAVIHSGLSTTEGLAVDWVGKNLYWIDSNLDQIEVAKLNGSFRRTLIAGSMESPRAIALDPREGLLFWTDWDDNSPRIERASMAGEGRRIISTSWQLSTGWPNGLTLDFTQKRVYWVDAKSKSISSIKYDGSEHHVVLRQPDILSHPFAISVFENYVYWTDWRTMSVIRANKWNGSDVQVLQRTQSQPFGIQVLHSSRQPWERNPCGDNNGGCSHLCLLSGRGTFKCECPHVMRLDPSDERNCVPNEQVLLFVMVDEIRGIDLHQPNHHTIPTIRQSPRLVAPQRIDFLVDEGRIFWSDIQQNEISSAGISNGLIEPIINTNIEKPYGFAIDWIARHMYFSSGQIRCNILASNLKGEYVTHIHEDLNMVDSIALDPANGKMYWIHSAPDASLWQLEQSNLDGSGRLLIYEHEHTLQSLTMDFDAQRLYYAYDNSGIAYYDIPKNETHKVLVASQITSISSLTVYNGTLYFPENIQSVIMHCEKEACSNMSFLRVNTKSIQSMKMFYADAQTGTNTCAGPLRGGCEHLCLAISATEHVCRCALGYDVEPHNPTRCIPRAEFIFYSIDVLQGVEIVDPADQPTPPQSALVPISRVSSASFIDYHAATDMLYWGDNEVGSISRVKRDGTQRETILEAINLAGYKQQDWLGGIAIDWVAGNIYWSDTKRNLIEVSRLDGSHRYVVVANVEKPTVLAVDPLQGLLFYVTQQHIGRVGLDGSQPFVLVNQTRTNWAVGSLVLDIEATKVYWCEQHPDALMKVDYDGNLRQQLLNETLNNPVALAKMGDYLYWAENKYNEGAIKVAPLSNLTQSKLVLQTEQDAIRDLKIYSKRIQRGNNPCEQSNGGCEQLCLYNGTSVVCACAHSHLAADGLSCEPYENFLLFSYRSNIESIHMTEHANKNWPVQLISNTSMMRNVIAITYNYEEQLVYYSDVQLSTINQVHFNGSGQRVLVAQQGRVEGLAYDIVNEQLFWTSNNDAAVRSLELIHLSQHSEQNLQHVKTVLSLQPKDKPRGITVEPCLGMIYWTNWNEESPSIQRAYLTGYGTEKIIRTDIKMPNALTLDLEEQKLYWADARLDKIECTNYDGSNRVVLAHSTPKHAFAMAVYGDLLFWTDWVLHAVVRANKYTGTDVLFLREHVTRPMGIIAVQNSSINCEANRCKILNGQCEDVCILNKSGLASCHCTQGVLAADGRRCIAPVNTNCGKSQFTCRSGECIPMELTCDNVTHCLDGSDELRSYCIFRQCPDTHFMCQNHRCIAHEHTCDGIQQCGDGSDESAMLCSCQPDQFRCASGECISNKFLCDNMKDCRDFSDEKSCPPRPCESGDMAFEHCENSTICIMPSWRCDGDSDCPDGTDELDCSNRTSCDEDQFHCASGNCIAGSWRCDGEKDCPDGSDELGCRRACDGNQFACDNGCIPASWQCDGKSDCEDNADEGPQCSSRACRPHLFQCKSSGRCITQKWVCDGERDCPIGSDGQGGEDEGPQCGGIAHIPDCPPPAHLCTSGICIDSQYVCDGDEDCPGGDDEYEGCEPAYPQHACPGGTQMHQCQDGHCILKNQTCDGKMDCGDGSDEMASLCAHTRGCNGTDDFRCKNGACISADLLCDRRNDCADFSDEELCNVNECLIPDICEHECVDKVVGYECLCRPGYKLLPKSPHLCTDIDECHEQQPCSQTCVNTYGSYKCICAKGYALVDHHTCKATSNVSMELIFSNRYYIRQVNMEGNGTILINELSNAVALDFDWDSQCLYWSDVTSTVGTIKRHCPAENRTQTLHQTMLKNPDGLAVDWVAKNLYWCDKGLDTIEVSQLDGKYRKVLISEYLREPRGIALDPYQRHIYWSDWGDNPHIGKAGMDGSNPRMIIRENLGWPNALTISFETQQLFWGDAREDTISVSDLDGNHTRLLLARSLNPGLNLHHIFAIAVWEGRIYWSDWETKSIEYCHMYSGQNCSTLLTTIHRPMDLRVFHPYRQQQPVSGNPCLSANCSTLCVLSPEAPYYKCICPTNFILADDGRTCRANCTAAHFECVNTYKCIPFYWRCDTQDDCGDGSDEPDTCPPFHCEPGQYQCANKKCIHPSHICDGVNQCGDSSDELNCDKFTCFDTHLKCGATANSSAFCVDNVKRCDGVRNCPGGEDEAGCTPLVCKKDEFQCGNNRCMTYVWVCDGDIDCPDKSDEANCDDVSCGPNDFQCDSGRCIPLAWRCDDEHDCPNGEDEPASCFTSKATCDPTYFKCNNSKCIPGRWRCDYENDCGDGSDELNCQMRNCSESEFRCGTGKCIKHNYRCDGEIHCDDSSDEINCNITCKSNQFKCAAFNTCINKQYQCDGDDDCPDGSDEVNCTCPADHFSCGNGKCIMSRWKCDGWDDCLDGSDESYATCAHVHCHTNAFKCNNLICIRNSALCDGVNDCGTNEDESDQVCAALPKCRHDQFQCENDDCISKIFRCDGQYNCIDGSDEINCQPPVCGFGTCSQICIEKKAGHFNCKCAEGYHKGAEKNATCLASGPDQILLLASEQEFRFILPSKQEGTTVVGFFQTDSLKIDVFDILIRPKDTLLFWIDSHHGKVHTMKIATPHVEAAGVRVRRDLKELTAFNIPELDDPKSLAVDWITQRVYIIDSRHNKILATDIEGKKYISLVSTGTNPTDIVLEPESRIMIWSTLENGILVASLDGSNKKSLVERDVGWPISLSMDYPTGRLYWADYRKGTIETCRLNGKDRNVVRRFGIREKPQKIDVFEDYLYIKLYDQSIIKMNKFGNDNGTYLLKGYRSSDIGILHPMKQNRNISNPCLKDPCKAFKALCILSSESARGYSCKCAEGYVMTDEALCKAHADVPDYCPLQCNLGSCQIVDHVPKCICQPQFEGELCEHYRCSGHCLNYGLCTVAPQLPGSLDAPPLKCTCTPGWSGARCETSLPACQSRCHNGGSCLISEMEGMKCSCPDMFVGEQCEHCLNLTCENGGVCRETLTGTPQCECPDGYTGKRCEINECADFCKNGGSCVIGSKGQRQCKCPSGFYGEHCESSSCRDYCQNGGTCSERGRYLNCICLSRYYGRRCEMDLCLTSDPPQFCEASQVPVRNPCTGIICQNAGTCHVIKGVAMCNCTDQWNGDFCTMPVLEDNPCIRYCANGGVCHLDEYVRPHCSCIGEWQGNACELPPHCVGGECNVCRPGSSINECLCGAQKVVPCLTDSAEGALKGDQEPTQSGSVLSMLAVILSVTLLVVALFAGAIYFLKKHRIAQPFSHARLTDNVEIMLTNAMYRGDADEPPTFSTEDDKGNFANPVYESMYADAIAEPASTEIAHSTGPDERKGLLQHTHDETHTPDIL